From one Streptomyces sp. N50 genomic stretch:
- a CDS encoding Lrp/AsnC family transcriptional regulator: MLEMESDTLDRLDLQLLTALEVNGRASFSRLGAVLGVSDQTIARRFRRLTAEAGLRVVAIRDPELLGQDQWMLRLRSAPDNALNIADALAKRPDTAWIGLASGGTEIVCLTRPRSPGDHDDLLLGKLPRTPSVLDIRAHQLLHRFYGGPTGWLRRFKVLADDQIAALLPEPVPAPGPARITPEDEALVAVLERDGRATYPELQRATGRSESAVKRRLASLTGSGAVYIDVEYDAEVFGYTRAAVLWITATPAALHSVGEALATHDEVAYASATAGTSNIVVTAVVKDTAGLYDYLSGPLGQLDGIRHVEASPFLRRVKQLTYRTLPLNSPSLKVSSR, encoded by the coding sequence ATGCTGGAGATGGAATCCGACACCCTGGACCGGCTCGACCTGCAACTGCTGACCGCGCTGGAGGTCAACGGCCGGGCCTCCTTCAGCCGTCTCGGCGCGGTCCTCGGCGTCTCCGACCAGACGATCGCCCGCCGCTTCCGCCGGCTCACCGCCGAGGCGGGCCTGCGGGTCGTCGCGATCAGGGACCCCGAACTCCTGGGCCAGGACCAGTGGATGCTCCGCCTGCGCAGCGCCCCCGACAACGCCCTCAACATCGCCGACGCCCTCGCCAAGCGCCCCGACACCGCCTGGATCGGCCTCGCGTCGGGCGGCACCGAGATCGTCTGCCTGACCCGCCCCCGCAGCCCCGGCGACCACGACGACCTCCTCCTCGGCAAACTCCCGCGCACCCCCAGCGTCCTGGACATCCGCGCCCACCAACTCCTGCACCGTTTCTACGGCGGCCCGACGGGCTGGCTGCGCCGCTTCAAGGTGCTCGCCGACGACCAGATCGCCGCACTGCTCCCCGAACCGGTGCCCGCACCGGGCCCCGCCCGCATCACCCCGGAGGACGAGGCCCTGGTCGCCGTCCTGGAACGCGACGGCCGCGCCACCTATCCCGAACTCCAGCGCGCCACCGGCCGCTCCGAGTCCGCCGTCAAACGCCGGCTCGCCTCACTGACCGGCTCGGGGGCGGTGTACATCGACGTCGAGTACGACGCGGAGGTGTTCGGGTACACGCGTGCGGCGGTTCTGTGGATCACGGCGACCCCGGCCGCGCTGCACTCGGTCGGCGAGGCACTGGCCACGCACGACGAGGTCGCCTACGCCTCCGCGACGGCCGGCACGTCCAACATCGTCGTGACCGCGGTAGTGAAGGACACGGCGGGACTGTACGACTACCTCAGCGGGCCGCTCGGGCAGCTGGACGGGATTCGGCATGTGGAGGCGAGCCCGTTCCTGCGCAGGGTCAAACAGCTGACGTATCGGACGCTCCCGCTCAACTCGCCCTCCCTCAAAGTAAGTTCAAGATAA
- a CDS encoding DUF4185 domain-containing protein codes for MPDDRRARQRRGVGVGLLLTLALAAVLLTALPKDHHGEGGGACTARTVRSWSPDAKLTNSFAAYGDDESRADDWTGGDGTHSVRLPDGRVLWLFSDTYLGQVYAPPNPVGESYAWRDTSAPLVRNSAVVMRDGRPRLTLPAPLFPDPAPNEWRWPVAARVEPRSPGSPESVVRVLLWTRTAGSYPWIYGVPIATEVATLSLPDLRVESIVKVFGQELVQDPSRRVQFGTTMVAAGGWTYVFGGNDAQAAARPTSSAYVARVPEGRLGEPGAWEFWNGSVWTARAGPRSVLGDGQHTGVGSAFSVVRDGGTYVLFTMAAGSRGLTTVTSYWACSPTGPWHGPTRSFSPPLPQGQVAAYNPQVHPELSDGDRIVLSYDVNWLDATATSAALNLSRNVSLYRPRFVTLRLGPPAR; via the coding sequence GTGCCCGACGACCGACGAGCACGACAGCGGAGGGGAGTCGGGGTCGGCCTGCTGCTGACCCTGGCTCTCGCGGCCGTGCTGCTCACCGCCCTCCCCAAGGACCACCACGGGGAGGGCGGTGGCGCGTGCACGGCCCGAACGGTGCGCAGTTGGTCGCCGGACGCGAAGCTCACCAACTCCTTTGCCGCGTACGGCGACGACGAGTCCCGCGCCGACGACTGGACCGGCGGCGACGGCACCCACTCGGTGCGGCTGCCGGACGGCCGGGTGCTGTGGCTGTTCTCCGACACCTACCTCGGCCAGGTGTACGCCCCGCCCAACCCGGTCGGCGAGTCGTACGCGTGGCGGGACACCAGCGCGCCGCTGGTACGCAACTCGGCGGTGGTGATGCGCGACGGCCGGCCCCGACTCACGCTCCCCGCCCCGCTGTTCCCCGACCCCGCCCCGAACGAGTGGCGTTGGCCGGTGGCCGCCCGCGTCGAGCCCCGCTCCCCCGGTTCGCCCGAGTCGGTCGTACGGGTGCTGCTGTGGACGCGGACGGCAGGGTCGTACCCGTGGATCTACGGCGTGCCGATCGCGACCGAGGTCGCCACGCTGTCGCTGCCGGATCTTCGGGTGGAGTCGATCGTGAAGGTCTTCGGCCAGGAGCTGGTCCAGGACCCGTCCCGGCGGGTGCAGTTCGGGACGACGATGGTCGCGGCGGGCGGCTGGACGTACGTCTTCGGCGGGAACGACGCCCAGGCCGCGGCCCGGCCGACCTCCTCGGCGTATGTGGCGCGGGTGCCGGAGGGGCGGCTCGGGGAGCCGGGTGCCTGGGAGTTCTGGAACGGGTCCGTGTGGACGGCCCGCGCCGGGCCGCGGTCGGTGCTCGGGGACGGTCAACACACCGGTGTGGGCAGCGCGTTCTCGGTGGTGCGGGACGGCGGGACGTACGTCCTGTTCACGATGGCGGCGGGCAGCCGGGGGCTCACCACCGTCACCTCGTACTGGGCCTGTTCTCCCACCGGGCCGTGGCACGGGCCGACCAGGAGTTTCAGTCCGCCGCTGCCGCAGGGGCAAGTCGCCGCGTACAACCCGCAAGTACACCCGGAGTTGAGTGACGGCGACCGGATCGTCCTCAGTTACGACGTCAACTGGCTGGACGCGACGGCCACTTCGGCCGCGCTGAACCTCAGCCGGAATGTGTCGCTGTACCGACCGCGGTTCGTGACCCTGCGGTTGGGGCCGCCGGCTCGGTGA
- a CDS encoding MarR family winged helix-turn-helix transcriptional regulator, with the protein MAEAPLPAIRALPSWLLGRAAARGRALVADALAVEGLKMWHHVVLSAVRDLAPVAQADLGRGVGLDPKDLVGVLNDLQAAGSVVREPDAKDRRKNAVSLTPEGARLLKRCEKAARAANEELLAPLSEAERDQFMGLLIRISGTDG; encoded by the coding sequence ATGGCCGAAGCACCCCTCCCCGCGATCCGCGCCCTCCCCAGCTGGCTGCTCGGCCGGGCAGCCGCCCGTGGGCGTGCCCTCGTCGCCGACGCGCTGGCGGTCGAGGGGCTGAAGATGTGGCACCACGTGGTGCTCTCCGCCGTCCGTGACCTCGCGCCCGTCGCGCAGGCCGACCTCGGCCGCGGTGTGGGGCTCGATCCCAAGGATCTGGTCGGCGTGCTGAACGACCTCCAGGCCGCCGGCTCGGTCGTACGGGAGCCGGACGCGAAGGACCGCCGTAAGAACGCGGTGTCGCTCACGCCGGAGGGAGCGCGGCTGCTCAAGCGCTGCGAGAAGGCGGCCCGCGCGGCCAACGAGGAACTCCTCGCCCCGCTGTCGGAGGCCGAACGCGACCAGTTCATGGGCCTGTTGATCCGGATTTCCGGTACGGACGGCTGA
- a CDS encoding bile acid:sodium symporter family protein, translating to MPVDPYILLLLGTVGLAALLPARGAGADVASGASTAAIAFLFFLYGARLSTREALDGLKHWRLHTTVLACTFVVFPLLGLAARGLVPVILTHPLYQGLLFLTLVPSTVQSSIAFTSIARGNVPAAICAGSFSSLAGIVITPLLAAALLGSNGGGFSADSLLKIVLQLLVPFLAGQVLRRWIGGFITRHKKILGYVDRGSILLVVYTAFSEGMVQGIWHQVSAVRLAGLLAVEAVVLAVMLTLTWYGGKALRFDREDRIAIQFAGSKKSLASGLPMASVLFGAHASLAVLPLMLFHQMQLMVCAVIAKRRARDPLPEVTEPAAPTAGSRTAVGTATHSG from the coding sequence ATGCCGGTCGACCCCTACATCCTGCTGCTGCTCGGGACGGTGGGCCTCGCCGCACTCCTCCCCGCGAGAGGCGCGGGCGCCGACGTCGCCTCGGGCGCCTCCACGGCCGCGATCGCCTTCCTCTTCTTCCTCTACGGCGCCCGCCTGTCGACGCGTGAGGCACTGGACGGTCTCAAGCACTGGCGGCTGCACACCACCGTCCTGGCCTGCACCTTCGTCGTCTTCCCGCTGCTGGGCCTCGCCGCCCGCGGTCTCGTCCCGGTGATCCTGACCCACCCCCTCTACCAGGGGCTGCTGTTCCTCACCCTGGTCCCGTCGACCGTCCAGTCGTCGATCGCGTTCACCTCGATCGCGCGCGGCAACGTGCCCGCCGCGATCTGCGCGGGCTCCTTCTCCTCGCTCGCCGGCATCGTCATCACCCCGCTGCTCGCGGCGGCGCTGCTCGGCAGCAACGGCGGTGGTTTCTCGGCCGATTCACTCCTCAAGATCGTGCTGCAACTCCTCGTGCCGTTCCTGGCCGGGCAGGTGCTCCGGCGCTGGATCGGCGGGTTCATCACCCGGCACAAGAAGATCCTCGGCTACGTCGACCGCGGCTCGATCCTGCTCGTCGTCTACACCGCGTTCAGCGAGGGCATGGTCCAGGGCATCTGGCACCAGGTCAGCGCGGTCCGCCTCGCCGGACTGCTCGCCGTCGAGGCCGTCGTGCTCGCCGTGATGCTCACCCTGACCTGGTACGGCGGCAAGGCGCTGCGCTTCGACCGGGAGGACCGGATCGCCATCCAGTTCGCCGGCTCGAAGAAGTCCCTCGCCTCCGGACTGCCCATGGCCAGTGTCCTGTTCGGCGCCCACGCCTCGCTGGCCGTGCTGCCGCTGATGCTCTTCCACCAGATGCAGCTGATGGTGTGCGCGGTCATCGCCAAGCGCCGCGCCCGCGATCCGCTGCCCGAGGTCACCGAGCCGGCGGCCCCAACCGCAGGGTCACGAACCGCGGTCGGTACAGCGACACATTCCGGCTGA
- a CDS encoding isochorismatase family protein — translation MTPPRTPESLLALDPERTALVLVDLMDRIVALPLEPYKGPEVLAVAKELAGVFRSAGALVVLIRVERPGIAEQPAGSGLADGLFREGDLEIVKRTIGGFQGTGLEERLRERGVDTLVFGGIATNLGVESTARAAGDLGHRLVFVEDAMSALTAAEHQASVKLDFPRLGSVVAAGEVRFAAGG, via the coding sequence ATGACCCCACCCCGGACTCCCGAATCCCTGCTCGCCCTCGACCCCGAACGCACCGCCCTGGTCCTCGTCGACCTGATGGACCGCATCGTCGCGCTGCCGCTCGAACCGTACAAGGGTCCCGAAGTCCTCGCCGTGGCCAAGGAGTTGGCTGGTGTCTTCCGTTCCGCCGGTGCGCTCGTCGTGCTGATCCGGGTCGAACGTCCCGGCATCGCCGAGCAGCCCGCCGGCAGTGGACTCGCCGACGGGCTGTTCCGGGAAGGGGACCTGGAGATCGTGAAGCGGACGATCGGGGGCTTCCAGGGCACGGGACTTGAGGAGCGGCTGCGTGAACGGGGCGTCGACACCCTGGTGTTCGGCGGGATCGCCACCAACCTCGGCGTGGAGTCCACGGCACGTGCGGCCGGCGACCTCGGCCACCGACTCGTCTTCGTCGAGGACGCGATGAGCGCGCTCACCGCGGCCGAGCACCAGGCATCCGTCAAACTCGACTTCCCGCGCCTGGGGTCGGTGGTCGCGGCGGGGGAGGTGCGGTTCGCGGCGGGCGGCTGA
- a CDS encoding sialidase family protein gives MPSSLRARLRSTLTAALTLAALLMLPSHAHASAQTTSPTPEFDQQVLFKAPQDAGYACFRIPAMVRTNDGTLLAFAEGRVLNCGDAADIDIVVKRSTDDGVTWSPLEVVNHGGGDTHGNPAPIVDRRTGRVLIAETYNTGRTDSASCSVPCDRTPHLQYSDDDGLTWSQPRDLSDEILPPTWNSWYATGPVHGIQLTRGKHRGRLVFGVNTETWDGSRVTANNAALIVSDDGGDHWKIGATDSYPIAADGTWRQKPSEVTPTERTDGSILVSGREQDGTDLGQRTQAVSRDGGDSFTAPFRALPDLYAPQVQCSTLGVGSRILLACDADPDRRRTMMIRSSYDGGRTWDSVDRGTVVTKDWSGYSDMARIDGDTVGLLYEGGAVTATDEIRFARFNEAWLQPRRGPDPTTADLAPYAKRAAVLGGAQETDGVSGGALSFDGVDDAVRLPYSDRLPLGTKDFTVSLWFRYTATTGDQPFLWMGGVGTTEPQVWLRGEPAGNHVRALITTRVGASTVHTTSVVTAGAYNDGQWHQAVLRRGGGQLTLSVDGTTVSTADIAGSVSRNSPFGVHIGQRMDSMQYFTGSIDEVHVWDRLLTDDELAAQHPSPAGTVLYLPMDHVSGSH, from the coding sequence ATGCCGTCGAGTCTTCGCGCACGTCTGAGATCCACCCTCACCGCCGCACTCACCCTGGCCGCGCTGCTCATGCTCCCGAGCCACGCGCACGCCAGCGCCCAAACCACCTCCCCCACCCCCGAGTTCGACCAGCAGGTCCTCTTCAAGGCTCCCCAGGACGCGGGCTACGCCTGCTTCCGGATCCCGGCCATGGTGAGGACCAACGACGGCACCCTGCTCGCGTTCGCCGAGGGCCGGGTCCTCAACTGCGGGGACGCCGCCGACATCGACATCGTCGTCAAGCGCTCCACGGACGACGGCGTCACCTGGAGCCCGTTGGAGGTCGTCAACCACGGCGGCGGCGACACCCACGGCAACCCGGCACCCATCGTGGACCGGAGGACGGGCCGCGTCCTGATCGCCGAGACGTACAACACGGGCCGTACGGACAGCGCCAGTTGCTCGGTCCCCTGCGACCGCACCCCGCACCTGCAGTACAGCGACGACGACGGCCTCACCTGGTCGCAACCACGTGACCTGAGCGACGAGATCCTGCCCCCGACCTGGAACTCCTGGTACGCCACAGGACCCGTGCACGGCATCCAGCTCACCCGCGGCAAGCACCGGGGCCGGCTCGTGTTCGGCGTCAACACCGAGACCTGGGACGGGAGTCGGGTCACCGCGAACAACGCGGCGCTGATCGTGAGCGACGACGGCGGCGACCACTGGAAGATCGGCGCGACCGACTCGTACCCGATCGCGGCCGACGGGACCTGGCGGCAGAAGCCGTCCGAAGTGACGCCGACCGAGCGCACCGACGGTTCGATCCTGGTGAGCGGCCGCGAGCAGGACGGCACCGACCTCGGGCAGCGCACCCAGGCGGTCAGCCGTGACGGCGGCGACAGCTTCACCGCGCCCTTCCGCGCCCTGCCCGACCTGTACGCGCCGCAGGTCCAGTGCTCGACGCTCGGCGTCGGCTCCCGCATCCTGCTGGCCTGCGACGCCGACCCCGACCGCCGCCGCACGATGATGATCCGCTCCTCCTACGACGGCGGCCGCACCTGGGACAGCGTGGACCGCGGCACGGTCGTGACGAAGGACTGGTCGGGCTACTCCGACATGGCGCGCATCGACGGCGACACGGTGGGCCTGCTCTACGAGGGCGGCGCCGTGACCGCGACCGACGAGATCCGCTTCGCCCGCTTCAACGAGGCCTGGCTGCAACCGCGTCGGGGCCCGGACCCGACCACCGCCGACCTCGCCCCGTACGCGAAGCGGGCAGCGGTCCTCGGCGGCGCCCAGGAGACCGACGGCGTGTCCGGCGGCGCCCTGTCCTTCGACGGTGTCGACGACGCCGTGCGCCTGCCGTACAGCGACCGACTCCCGCTGGGGACAAAGGACTTCACGGTATCGCTCTGGTTCCGCTACACCGCGACAACCGGTGATCAGCCGTTCCTGTGGATGGGCGGGGTCGGCACCACCGAGCCGCAGGTCTGGCTGCGCGGTGAGCCCGCGGGCAACCACGTCCGGGCGCTGATCACCACCCGGGTCGGCGCGAGCACCGTCCACACCACCTCCGTGGTGACCGCCGGCGCCTACAACGACGGCCAGTGGCACCAGGCCGTACTGCGGCGCGGCGGTGGGCAGTTGACGCTGTCCGTCGACGGTACGACGGTGAGCACGGCGGACATCGCGGGCTCGGTCAGCCGCAACTCGCCGTTCGGTGTCCACATCGGCCAACGCATGGACAGCATGCAGTACTTCACCGGGTCGATCGACGAAGTCCACGTCTGGGACCGGCTGTTGACGGACGACGAACTCGCCGCGCAGCACCCGTCCCCCGCCGGGACCGTCCTGTATCTGCCCATGGACCATGTGAGCGGCAGCCACTAA
- a CDS encoding zinc-binding alcohol dehydrogenase family protein, protein MRRVRYESTGGPLFLEETPVPAPGPGELLVRTEAIGVTLPVVRKVTEAAEPIPLGGEIAGEVVAVGQDVTRFRAGERVTGLCFGHGYADCAVLHEGMASPVPDSASAVDAVALVRSGLVALGALDAARPEPGEAALITAAASGVGHLAVQLARARGAGRVVGAVSDPAKGDFVRALGADEVITYNQLDRPGWGEPVDYVLDAVGGELLTPAVAALAPGGRLVAYSSGGGTVQAYDLLVGAKSVIGFQMARIARGKPELYERWRRELWRLFGEGALKPAVHGEFALAEAAKAHEVIEERSNLGKVVLRP, encoded by the coding sequence ATGCGTCGCGTCCGGTACGAGTCCACCGGCGGCCCGCTGTTCCTGGAGGAGACCCCCGTCCCCGCACCGGGGCCCGGTGAACTCCTCGTCCGTACCGAGGCGATCGGGGTCACCCTTCCCGTCGTCCGCAAGGTGACCGAAGCGGCCGAGCCGATCCCGCTCGGCGGCGAGATCGCGGGCGAGGTGGTCGCCGTAGGACAGGACGTGACCCGGTTCCGGGCCGGTGAGCGGGTGACCGGGCTCTGCTTCGGACACGGGTACGCCGACTGCGCGGTCCTCCACGAGGGCATGGCCTCCCCCGTGCCCGACTCCGCCTCCGCCGTCGACGCGGTCGCGCTCGTCCGCAGCGGGCTGGTGGCCCTGGGCGCGCTAGACGCGGCCCGCCCCGAACCCGGTGAGGCCGCGCTGATCACGGCCGCGGCGAGCGGAGTCGGCCATCTGGCCGTGCAGTTGGCGAGGGCGCGGGGTGCCGGGCGGGTCGTGGGCGCGGTCTCCGATCCGGCGAAGGGCGACTTCGTGCGCGCGCTGGGCGCCGACGAGGTGATCACCTACAACCAGCTGGACCGACCGGGCTGGGGCGAGCCCGTCGACTACGTACTCGACGCGGTGGGCGGCGAGTTGCTCACCCCGGCCGTCGCGGCACTCGCCCCGGGCGGGCGACTCGTGGCGTACAGCTCGGGTGGCGGGACGGTCCAGGCGTACGACCTTCTCGTGGGCGCCAAGTCCGTGATCGGGTTCCAGATGGCGCGGATCGCGCGCGGGAAGCCGGAGTTGTACGAGCGGTGGCGGCGGGAGCTGTGGCGGCTGTTCGGGGAGGGCGCCCTGAAACCGGCCGTGCACGGGGAGTTCGCGCTGGCGGAGGCGGCGAAGGCGCACGAGGTGATCGAGGAGCGGAGCAACCTCGGCAAGGTCGTACTGCGCCCCTGA
- a CDS encoding DUF3500 domain-containing protein: MALAAATTLLGGAMYANANAASVTPDPSTSASPTAPGSTSPTTPGGSTSPSTPASATAPAPTGTAGTGSSVSDVVDAANAFLKTLDDDQQASALLDFTQANATAWSNEACGADCRVGIELSSLSDTQLAAAKAVVEAATGTGTGTGYDQISQILAADDVLGETDSSYGSGNYYLAFLGTPSTSGTWQLHFGGDQLAVNLTYKDGEVVGTTPYFAGVEPATWTDDDGTTYAPLSGMHDGVESMLEGLSDDELSEAKLSDSTTDVVLGPDEDGDFPDTKEGLAVGELTDDQQQLVLDAITPWVEAADDTTAASTLSTYKSELDDTYISYSGTTALDTAGDYVRIDGPGVWIEFSVKDGVVDTSQLSYSSVYRDHDTDYGGEFSFS; the protein is encoded by the coding sequence ATGGCCTTAGCCGCGGCGACGACCCTCCTCGGCGGTGCGATGTACGCCAACGCGAACGCCGCGTCCGTCACACCCGACCCGTCCACCAGCGCGTCCCCGACCGCCCCAGGATCGACGTCCCCGACCACTCCTGGAGGATCCACCTCCCCGTCCACGCCGGCCTCCGCAACGGCCCCCGCGCCCACGGGCACGGCCGGTACGGGCTCGTCCGTCTCCGACGTGGTCGACGCCGCCAACGCGTTCCTGAAGACCCTGGACGACGACCAACAGGCCTCCGCACTCCTCGACTTCACGCAGGCGAACGCCACCGCCTGGTCGAACGAGGCGTGCGGTGCGGACTGCCGGGTCGGCATCGAGCTGAGCTCGCTCAGCGACACCCAGCTCGCCGCCGCCAAGGCGGTGGTCGAGGCGGCCACGGGCACCGGGACCGGCACCGGCTACGACCAGATCAGCCAGATCCTGGCCGCCGACGACGTCCTCGGCGAGACCGACAGCAGCTACGGCAGCGGCAACTACTACCTCGCCTTCCTGGGCACCCCGAGCACCTCCGGCACCTGGCAACTGCACTTCGGCGGCGACCAGTTGGCCGTCAACCTCACCTACAAGGACGGGGAGGTCGTGGGCACCACCCCGTACTTCGCCGGGGTGGAACCCGCCACCTGGACCGACGACGACGGCACCACCTACGCACCCCTGTCCGGGATGCACGACGGCGTGGAGTCGATGCTCGAAGGCCTGAGCGACGACGAGCTGTCGGAGGCGAAACTCTCCGACTCCACCACCGACGTGGTGCTCGGCCCGGACGAGGACGGCGACTTCCCCGACACCAAGGAGGGCCTCGCGGTCGGCGAACTGACCGACGACCAGCAGCAGTTGGTGCTCGACGCCATCACGCCGTGGGTCGAGGCCGCGGACGACACGACCGCCGCGTCCACCCTGAGCACCTACAAGTCGGAGCTCGACGACACCTACATCTCGTACTCCGGCACCACCGCGCTGGACACCGCGGGCGACTACGTCCGCATCGACGGACCCGGCGTCTGGATCGAGTTCTCGGTCAAGGACGGCGTGGTCGACACCAGCCAGCTCAGCTACAGCTCCGTCTACCGCGATCACGACACCGATTACGGAGGGGAATTCTCTTTCTCCTGA
- a CDS encoding MFS transporter — translation MRTWGPLTAVCLGTFMLLLDVTIVVVALPDMARSLHASLSDLQWVVDGYALALAALLLGVGAAADILGRRRVHVVGVVLFAVASLLCGLAGGPGALVAARAVQGVGAAAMLASTLPLLGSVYQGRQRSVALGVWGAVSGGAAAVGPVLGGVLTEGPGWRWIFFVNLPVSVAAVWLTLRVVPESRGPRGMRIDWLGTVAFAGFAGGVTYAVVRAGADGWGASVTLGSFAVAALALVCFVLVERRVAHPLLDLSLLRKPAFVGVMAGALAFNGVAFGGMPYLSIWLQTLLGMSPVRGGLTLLPLTGAAVVVSVLAGKLLHGVPARLTVGGGLLLIGTGCFCQAVLGAGSDWTALVPGLVLVGIGTGLVAPGIAGAALAAVPAERAGMAGGAVNTVRQLGYALGVAVSGTVLTSRMRDTLPHDAAHTLAGGGAGALRGTFPHHVLRAAFAAGLDSALVTAGFVGTAAGALVLALVGTGRAERTGGTAGVTESVARTLTGEEKAPHR, via the coding sequence ATGCGTACATGGGGGCCGCTCACGGCGGTGTGCCTGGGCACGTTCATGCTGTTGCTGGACGTGACGATCGTGGTCGTCGCGCTGCCGGACATGGCGCGGTCGTTGCACGCGTCGTTGAGTGATCTGCAGTGGGTGGTCGACGGGTACGCGCTGGCATTGGCCGCGCTGCTCTTGGGAGTTGGGGCCGCCGCCGACATTCTGGGGCGGCGGCGGGTGCACGTGGTGGGGGTCGTGCTGTTCGCGGTGGCGTCACTGCTGTGCGGGCTCGCGGGCGGGCCGGGTGCCCTCGTGGCCGCGCGGGCCGTGCAGGGTGTGGGGGCCGCGGCGATGCTGGCGTCGACGTTGCCGTTGCTCGGGTCCGTCTACCAGGGGCGGCAGCGGTCGGTGGCGCTCGGGGTGTGGGGCGCGGTCAGCGGTGGCGCGGCCGCGGTCGGGCCGGTGCTGGGCGGGGTGCTCACCGAGGGGCCGGGGTGGCGGTGGATCTTCTTCGTGAACCTGCCGGTGAGCGTGGCCGCGGTGTGGCTGACGCTGCGGGTGGTGCCGGAGTCGAGGGGGCCGCGCGGGATGCGGATCGACTGGCTCGGCACGGTCGCGTTCGCCGGGTTCGCGGGCGGGGTGACGTATGCGGTGGTGCGGGCCGGTGCGGACGGGTGGGGTGCGTCGGTGACGCTCGGGTCGTTCGCGGTCGCGGCCCTCGCGCTGGTCTGCTTCGTGCTGGTGGAGCGGCGGGTGGCGCATCCGCTGCTCGACCTGTCGCTGCTGCGGAAGCCCGCGTTCGTGGGCGTGATGGCGGGGGCGCTCGCCTTCAACGGGGTGGCGTTCGGCGGGATGCCGTATCTGTCGATCTGGCTGCAGACGCTGCTGGGGATGAGCCCGGTGCGCGGCGGGCTGACGCTGCTGCCGCTGACGGGGGCGGCGGTCGTGGTGTCGGTCCTCGCCGGGAAGCTGCTGCACGGGGTGCCGGCGCGGCTGACCGTCGGCGGCGGGCTGCTGCTGATCGGCACGGGCTGCTTCTGCCAGGCCGTCCTCGGCGCCGGTTCGGACTGGACGGCGCTGGTGCCGGGGCTCGTCCTGGTGGGCATCGGCACGGGATTGGTGGCGCCGGGGATCGCGGGGGCGGCCCTCGCGGCGGTGCCGGCCGAGCGCGCGGGCATGGCGGGCGGCGCGGTGAATACCGTACGGCAGTTGGGGTATGCACTCGGCGTCGCCGTGTCGGGGACCGTACTCACCTCGCGGATGCGGGACACGCTCCCGCACGACGCGGCGCACACGCTGGCGGGCGGCGGGGCCGGGGCACTGCGCGGGACGTTCCCGCATCACGTGCTGCGGGCCGCGTTCGCGGCGGGGCTCGACTCGGCGCTCGTGACGGCCGGTTTCGTCGGGACGGCGGCGGGCGCGCTGGTGCTCGCCCTGGTCGGGACGGGTCGCGCGGAGCGGACCGGCGGGACGGCGGGCGTGACGGAATCCGTCGCACGGACGCTGACCGGGGAGGAGAAGGCACCGCACCGGTGA
- a CDS encoding LysR substrate-binding domain-containing protein, which translates to MYDPSHLRTFLAVSQTLSFTQAARRLGLRQSTVSQHVRRLEDATGRQLFTRDTHSVELTEDGEAMLGFARRILEVQEQASAFFTGTRLRGRLRFGASEDFVLTRLPEILEGFRYDHPEVDLELTVELSGTLHEQLAAGKLDLVLAKRRAEDPRGELVWHDKLVWIGAERLRLDADRPVPLIVYPPPGITRALALEALERQGRAWRIACTSGSLNGLIAAARAGLGVMAHSRGLVPPGLVRMPERAGLPELGEVDFVLVHGRRRVSAQGAADALAAAILAGGDRLHRRGP; encoded by the coding sequence ATGTACGACCCCTCCCACCTGCGGACCTTCCTCGCGGTGTCCCAGACCCTGAGCTTCACGCAGGCCGCCCGCCGGCTCGGGCTGCGCCAGTCCACGGTGAGCCAGCACGTGCGGCGGCTGGAGGACGCGACGGGGCGGCAGCTGTTCACCCGGGACACGCACTCCGTGGAGCTGACGGAGGACGGCGAGGCGATGCTCGGCTTCGCACGCCGCATCCTGGAGGTGCAGGAACAGGCGTCGGCGTTCTTCACCGGCACGCGGCTGCGCGGCCGCCTGCGCTTCGGCGCCTCCGAGGACTTCGTCCTCACCCGGCTGCCCGAGATCCTGGAGGGCTTCCGCTACGACCATCCCGAGGTCGACCTGGAGCTGACGGTCGAGCTGTCCGGCACGCTGCACGAGCAACTGGCCGCCGGGAAGCTGGACTTGGTCCTCGCGAAGCGCCGCGCCGAGGATCCGCGGGGCGAACTGGTCTGGCACGACAAGCTCGTGTGGATCGGCGCGGAACGGCTCCGCCTGGACGCGGACCGGCCGGTGCCGCTGATCGTCTATCCGCCGCCCGGCATCACACGGGCGCTCGCGCTGGAGGCGCTGGAGCGGCAGGGGCGGGCGTGGCGCATCGCGTGCACGAGCGGGAGCCTGAACGGACTGATCGCCGCGGCCCGGGCGGGGCTGGGGGTGATGGCCCACTCGCGGGGGCTGGTGCCGCCGGGGCTGGTGCGGATGCCGGAGCGGGCGGGGCTGCCCGAGCTGGGCGAGGTGGACTTCGTGCTGGTGCACGGGCGACGGAGGGTGTCGGCGCAGGGGGCCGCGGACGCGTTGGCGGCGGCGATTCTGGCGGGTGGGGATCGATTGCACCGGCGCGGTCCGTAA